One region of Kazachstania africana CBS 2517 chromosome 3, complete genome genomic DNA includes:
- the NBP35 gene encoding Fe-S cluster-binding ATPase (similar to Saccharomyces cerevisiae NBP35 (YGL091C); ancestral locus Anc_6.181): MTTEVTSLVKEQILPSEYELKEPEPEHCPGPESEMAGKADACDGCANKEICESLPKGPDPDIPLITENLSGIKHKILVLSGKGGVGKSTFTSMLSWALSADEDLQVGAMDLDICGPSLPHMLGCVDEVIHESNFGWSPVYVADNLATMSIQFMLPEDDSAIIWRGSKKNALIKKFLKDVDWDELDYLIIDTPPGTSDEHISVNKFMNESGIDGALVVTTPQEVALLDVRKEIDFCRKAGINILGLVENMSGFVCPGCKHESQIFKPTTGGGEALCKELGINFLGSVPLDPRIGKCCDSGQSFLDEYPDSPASLAVLNVVEALRDAVNDV, encoded by the coding sequence ATGACTACAGAGGTTACATCGCTAGTTAAGGAACAAATCTTACCCTCAGAGTATGAGTTGAAAGAGCCTGAGCCAGAACACTGTCCAGGGCCTGAGTCAGAAATGGCCGGTAAAGCAGATGCCTGTGACGGTTGTGCCAACAAGGAGATTTGTGAGAGTTTACCCAAAGGACCTGATCCAGATATTCCTTTGATCACAGAAAACTTGAGTGGGATTAAACACAAGATTCTTGTTTTGTCTGGTAAAGGTGGTGTCGGAAAGTCTACTTTCACTTCGATGTTAAGTTGGGCTTTATCGGCTGATGAAGACCTACAGGTTGGCGCTATGGATCTGGATATTTGTGGGCCTTCTTTACCACATATGTTAGGTTGTGTGGATGAAGTAATTCATGAATCTAATTTCGGTTGGTCGCCTGTTTATGTCGCTGATAACTTAGCTACCATGTCAATCCAATTTATGTTGCCAGAAGATGATTCCGCCATCATATGGCGAGGTTCTAAGAAGAATGCTTTAATAAAGAAGTTTTTAAAGGATGTCGACTGGGATGAATTAGATTATTTGATTATTGACACTCCGCCAGGCACTTCCGATGAGCATATTTCCGTAAACAAGTTCATGAATGAGTCTGGTATCGACGGTGCATTGGTTGTTACCACTCCTCAGGAGGTTGCTTTGTTAGATGTTAGGAaggaaattgatttttgcAGAAAGGCAGGGATAAATATATTAGGACTTGTCGAAAATATGAGTGGATTTGTTTGTCCAGGTTGTAAGCATGAatctcaaattttcaaaccAACAACAGGTGGAGGGGAAGCTCTCTGTAAAGAGCTAGGTATCAATTTCCTCGGTTCCGTTCCGTTGGATCCTAGAATTGGTAAATGTTGTGACTCAGGTCAAAGTTTTCTAGATGAATACCCAGATAGTCCTGCATCATTGGCTGTGCTAAATGTGGTGGAAGCGTTACGAGATGCTGTTAACGATGTTTAA
- the LIF1 gene encoding Lif1p (similar to Saccharomyces cerevisiae LIF1 (YGL090W); ancestral locus Anc_6.182) codes for MLEFVSCLRISGSRGTEENDEVCICNAMLVSDTLPGSVKSLDDLTIDQIMMSEGTEIFEAEKLNQSDLQIFTSSSGTGDEDTYKRCIWYELLRTLTCHKLYIKDLESRVKYTAWTIRKVSDESWKVVMELESGAIVKKIAQFSLTSVKTGEMDLFKLSLNLFENNCKSNDRYYSLGEKYNNLYDRLKLMEEERTILDNVLEERDKSARLITVGLLNEKKKKILQLQEILKRHNIIDDAMENIPDLEAVNKNVVQAVSHLNSPGRRKRASTTQSKQSIPSKKRRRNQINEEQLIKQEAGSINDFDDFKFYGIGNSQLRDSISSPNKVRLDGQDKPVEVKQESSETKVELTPVSNTSTKHTEKTSSVSETDTDIESQESTQEETE; via the coding sequence ATGCTGGAGTTTGTGAGTTGTTTACGTATTAGCGGTTCAAGAGGAACTGAAGAAAACGATGAAGTTTGCATCTGCAATGCTATGTTAGTTTCAGATACATTGCCAGGTAGCGTGAAATCTCTTGATGATTTGACAATTGACCAAATTATGATGAGCGAGGGCACTGAGATCTTTGAAGCTGAAAAGCTTAATCAATCTGATTTACAAATATTCACAAGTTCCTCAGGTACTGGTGATGAAGACACATATAAGAGGTGCATATGGTATGAGTTATTAAGGACATTGACCTGCCATAAATTATACATAAAGGACCTCGAATCAAGAGTAAAATATACAGCATGGACGATACGAAAGGTATCTGATGAAAGCTGGAAAGTTGTAATGGAATTAGAATCTGGTGCTATTGTCAAGAAGATTGCtcaattttcattaacCTCCGTTAAAACTGGAGAGATggatcttttcaaattatcattgaatttatttgaaaataattgCAAATCCAATGACAGGTATTATAGTCTTGGtgaaaaatacaataaCTTATATGACAGATTGAAACTTATGGAGGAAGAACGCACCATCTTGGATAATGTGCTTGAAGAAAGGGATAAAAGTGCCAGATTGATAACAGTTGGtttattaaatgaaaagaagaaaaaaatattgcaGTTACAAGAAATACTAAAGAGACATAACATTATCGATGACGCAATGGAAAATATACCTGACTTAGAAGCCGTAAACAAAAATGTTGTACAAGCCGTATCCCATTTGAATTCTCCAGGTAGGAGGAAAAGAGCGAGTACAACACAAAGTAAGCAATCTATCCCTTCAAAAAAGAGAcgaagaaatcaaataaatgaaGAACAACTAATTAAACAGGAGGCAGGTTCAATCAACGATTTTGATGACTTTAAATTTTACGGTATAGGGAACTCACAATTAAGAGACTCCATTTCGAGTCCCAATAAAGTCCGACTAGATGGGCAAGATAAACCTGTTGAAGTTAAGCAGGAAAGCTCCGAAACTAAAGTAGAACTTACACCTGTTAGCAATACATCCACAAAACATACCGAAAAGACTTCAAGTGTATCTGAAACGGATACCGATATCGAAAGTCAGGAATCGACTCAGGAGGAAACAGAATAG
- the MF(ALPHA)2 gene encoding Mf(Alpha)2p (similar to Saccharomyces cerevisiae MF(ALPHA)2 (YGL089C) and MF(ALPHA)1 (YPL187W); ancestral locus Anc_6.185), with protein MKFSTILSTAAFVSSSVMAAPVNVTETEQENLAIPSEALIGYLDLKGDDDISILPVSNSTNSGLLFLNSTILTQAMNENTEAALSKREADANAWHWLSISPGQPMYIKRDANADADADADAWHWLSISPGQPMYIKRDANADADADADAWHWLSISPGQPMYI; from the coding sequence ATGAAGTTCTCAACTATCCTATCTACCGCTGCTTTCGTTTCCTCCTCGGTCATGGCTGCTCCAGTTAATGTAACTGAAactgaacaagaaaatttagCTATTCCTTCTGAAGCCCTTATTGGTTACTTAGACTTAAAAGGCGATGACGACATTTCCATTTTACCCGTTTCAAACAGTACCAATAGTggtttattatttttaaacTCTACCATTCTAACCCAAGCTATGAATGAAAACACGGAAGCCGCTTTAAGCAAGAGAGAAGCTGACGCTAATGCTTGGCACTGGTTAAGCATTTCTCCAGGTCAACCAATGTACATCAAGAGAGATGCTAATGCTGATGCTGACGCCGATGCTGATGCTTGGCACTGGTTGAGCATTTCTCCAGGTCAACCAATGTACATCAAGAGAGATGCTAATGCTGATGCTGACGCCGATGCTGATGCATGGCACTGGTTGAGCATTTCTCCAGGTCAACCAATGTACATTTAA
- the MMS2 gene encoding E2 ubiquitin-conjugating protein MMS2 (similar to Saccharomyces cerevisiae MMS2 (YGL087C); ancestral locus Anc_6.187) has product MSKIPRSFRLLEELEKGEKGFGPESCSYGLADSDDITMTNWNGTILGPPHSNHENRIYSLEIVCGPNYPDEPPKVKFVSKVNLPCIDDKTGEIKEKEFHTLRDWKRSYTMQTVLLELRKEMALPANKKLPQPKEGTTF; this is encoded by the exons ATGTCAAAGAT ACCAAGAAGTTTTAGACTATTAGAAGAGCTAGAAAAGGGAGAGAAAGGATTTGGTCCAGAGTCCTGTAGCTATGGGCTAGCGGATAGCGACGATATCACAATGACAAATTGGAACGGTACTATCTTAGGCCCCCCTCATAGCAATCATGAAAATAGAATATATTCATTAGAGATTGTGTGTGGACCAAACTATCCGGATGAACCACCAAAGGTAAAATTTGTCTCAAAGGTTAATCTCCCCTGTATTGATGACAAGACTGGTGAGATTAAGGAAAAAGAGTTCCATACTCTTCGTGATTGGAAAAGATCGTACACTATGCAAACTGTGTTACTTGAactaagaaaagaaatggcTCTTCCTGCTAACAAGAAGCTTCCACAACCTAAGGAAGGCACTACTTTCTGA
- the MAD1 gene encoding coiled-coil domain-containing protein MAD1 (similar to Saccharomyces cerevisiae MAD1 (YGL086W); ancestral locus Anc_6.188), which produces MSVSGGSSPFLETPLEATSDKGIHLEDSPVRVGKNNHVDTIEAKDRQIISLEYKLNTLQNEFELERLQTQRQCNTLDKQYRSAVDELEKALDDTKFLHESNSKLQEELSVVKDQLNSTELEKDKIINGLQFKIRAIEQELSDSRLNQDSERSKLTNEVETCKIENENSQALLAKYEEELQKQSSELKNLIKSNNEKDIEISELKTTKIVNSHPNYSTEDLQELATMNRMFQDQMKYVKELEEANIKQANELKRLRNLNDSSQFWKSENEKLQSKLQDLEILENNIQELQVENIDLKSKLTSMNIFDDQNDKPENIINDWQLTKKENLILTDENSKLKLSVNNLKLLNEELAMERNQLLDLNKNYESSLINLKKLNHELDQQRLLSFEECKLLRKQLDDVNEVVTSDNEGRTKEMQSHKELETLIDDYKNKTDDLTNELKHINEQLLNSQKEQQNQLTKKRKTNDYNGLSYYSQRMNELQLENVELKRNLQKYQNLNKLLEEKTKKLISLKEKKIRILQLRDNPLANDQFIKKKQITLLQNENKDLMEQIKDSASDVRTVPFSVYESLSFELKQQENEIFKVNKKSVRLKEMFNKKSLEFIDVVNSILGFRLEFQQDNKVKIYSCFKPDKFLVVDLVKNTLVSNLNLHNWDELLKLWIEERGQIPCFLATVTLQLWEQLNSEKNVELTSI; this is translated from the coding sequence ATGAGCGTGAGCGGAGGATCCTCACCATTTTTGGAAACACCATTAGAGGCCACAAGTGATAAAGGTATACATCTTGAAGATAGTCCCGTGCGTGTCGGAAAGAACAACCACGTAGATACAATTGAAGCTAAAGATAGACAAATTATTTCACTTGAGTACAAGTTAAACACGTTacaaaatgaatttgaattagAACGATTACAAACACAGAGACAGTGCAATACGCTTGATAAGCAGTACCGTTCCGCGGTGgatgaattggaaaaagCCTTGGATgataccaaatttttacATGAATCTAACAGTAAATTACAAGAAGAGCTTTCTGTCGTCAAAGATCAACTGAATTCAACGGAACTGGAAAAGgacaaaattatcaatgGACTGCAATTCAAGATACGCGCAATTGAGCAGGAATTGAGCGATTCTCGATTGAATCAGGACTCTGAACGATCTAAACTGACCAATGAAGTCGAAACTTGTAAGATAGAAAATGAGAATTCACAGGCATTGCTGGCAAAGTATGAAGAGGAACTTCAGAAACAATCGAGTGAATTGAAAAACCTGATCAAATCGaacaatgaaaaagatatagAGATTTCAGAATTAAAGACGACAAAAATAGTGAATTCGCACCCAAATTACTCTACAGAGGATTTACAAGAGTTAGCCACCATGAATAGAATGTTTCAAGATCAGATGAAATACGTGAAAGAGCTGGAAGAGGCAAATATAAAGCAGGCTAATGAGCTGAAAAGgttaagaaatttaaatgattctTCACAATTTTGGAAGTCTGAAAAcgaaaaattacaaagcAAACTACAGGATTTGGAAATATTAGAGAATAATATTCAGGAATTACAAGTCGAAAACATTGATTTGAAGTCCAAACTAACTTCAATGAACATATTTGATGACCAAAACGATAAAccagaaaatattattaatgattGGCAACTGacgaagaaagaaaatttgatattaacTGATGAGAAttcgaaattgaaattgagcgtgaataatttgaaacttttgaatGAGGAACTAGCAATGGAAAGAAATCAATTGTTGGATTTGAACAAAAATTATGAAAGTAGTTTgattaatttgaaaaaactgaACCACGAATTAGACCAACAAAGACTTCTATCTTTCGAAGAGTGCAAATTATTGAGAAAACAACTAGACGATGTTAATGAAGTTGTCACTAGCGATAATGAAGGTCGTACAAAGGAGATGCAATCACataaagaattagaaacATTGATAGATGACTATAAGAATAAGACTGATGATCTAACgaatgaattgaaacatATAAATGAGCAATTGCTCAATTCACAAAAAGAACAGCAGAATCAATTAAcgaagaagaggaaaacAAACGACTACAATGGCCTAAGTTACTACTCACAAAGAATGAATGAATTACAATTAGAGAATGTcgaattgaaaagaaacttGCAAAAATaccaaaatttaaataagtTGCTCGAGGAAAAGACCAAAAAACTTATATCtctcaaagaaaagaagattaGAATATTACAACTACGTGATAATCCTTTAGCGAATGACCaatttatcaagaaaaagCAGATAACGTTACTTCAAAATGAGAATAAAGATTTAATGGAACAAATAAAGGATTCTGCTAGCGATGTAAGGACAGTCCCATTTTCTGTATATGAGTCACTCAGCTTTGAATTGAAGCAACAAGAAAACGAAATATTTAAAgtcaataaaaaatctgTCAGATTAAAAGAGATGTTTAATAAGAAATCCCtagaatttattgatgtGGTTAATTCTATACTAGGTTTTAGACTAGAATTTCAACAGGATAACAAAGTAAAAATATACTCATGTTTCAAACCAGATAAATTCTTAGTAGTAGATTTAGTAAAAAATACATTGGTATCCAATTTAAATTTGCATAACTGGGACGAACTACTAAAGTTGTGGATCGAAGAGAGAGGCCAAATTCCATGTTTCTTGGCCACAGTGACGTTACAACTCTGGGAGCAATTGaacagtgaaaaaaatgtaGAACTAACGAGCATATAG
- the LCL3 gene encoding Lcl3p (similar to Saccharomyces cerevisiae YGL085W; ancestral locus Anc_6.189) has protein sequence MVQARSEKPRIDKDVILTSALLSGSLLGAYICFGRYLRQFKSARDIPKYIFRRRWLYGKVTAVGDGDNFHFFHTPGGILGGWGLFRSLPILEKADINFSKNSNISMVRRFFTLRSGKRKKISRYYLNLAIPLKGKRNLPTVSVRLCGIDAPERAHFGNPAQPFSDEALNWLRYQILGKRIWIKPLSIDQYNRCVARAVYWSWLGGWKDVSLEMINEGMAVVYEAKTNAEFDGREKTYRFCEFIAKAQKKGLWSQKKLETPGEFKKRL, from the coding sequence ATGGTCCAGGCCCGTTCTGAGAAACCAAGGATAGATAAAGATGTTATTCTTACGTCCGCTTTACTTAGTGGCTCCCTTCTTGGCGCCTATATCTGTTTTGGCAGATATTTACGACAATTCAAATCTGCTAGGGACATACCGAAGTACATATTTAGAAGGCGATGGCTCTATGGGAAGGTTACAGCAGTTGGTGATGGAGataatttccattttttccATACGCCAGGTGGCATACTTGGAGGATGGGGTTTATTCAGATCGTTACCCATATTAGAAAAGGctgatatcaatttcagtAAGAATAGTAACATATCAATGGTAAGACGATTTTTCACTTTGAGAAGTGGCAAACGGAAGAAAATTTCCAGATactatttgaatttggcTATCCCATTGAAAGGTAAACGCAATCTACCCACTGTCTCGGTAAGATTATGTGGAATTGATGCGCCAGAGAGAGCACATTTTGGCAACCCCGCTCAACCATTTAGTGACGAGGCATTGAATTGGCTACGGTACCAAATTTTGGGCAAGAGAATATGGATAAAACCCCTGAGTATTGATCAATACAATAGATGTGTTGCGAGAGCTGTCTATTGGAGTTGGCTTGGAGGATGGAAGGACGTCAGTTTAGAAATGATAAATGAAGGTATGGCTGTCGTTTATGAGGCAAAAACAAATGCTGAGTTTGATGGACGAGAGAAGACTTATAGATTTTGTGAGTTTATCGCTAAGGCACAGAAAAAGGGTCTGTGGTCCcaaaagaaattgg